One window of Desertifilum tharense IPPAS B-1220 genomic DNA carries:
- a CDS encoding bifunctional diguanylate cyclase/phosphodiesterase yields the protein MTKILVIEDEELVRANILEMLEAEEFETVGAANGQVGVQLAKQELPDLILCDVMMPELDGYSVLSALRELPETASIPFIFLTAKASKSDLRAGMELGADDYLTKPFSRNELLGAIATRLEKQSRLRSHYTRALRQVAERLNHIVHYDSLTNLPNRLLLQERFNSICQLLANPEMQNAPIPIFLVSLDRFHRIHEALERQVGELLLKNVAQRLAASLDPQDTIAHISIDQFALILSPRSQHRQDFLKSVDRVETNSQSPKLKAFFKVFAQAILDLFKQPFLLGAHEIFMTASIGISIYAEDGKDLDTLIKRADLARKQAQSHGGNQYQFYQAEMKPISVETLAIETDLRRAIVADQFQVLYQPQIDLKTGEIIGAEALIRWHHPERGLMSPAQFIPIAEESDLIIALGEWVLHTACSQGKKWHELGLEPIKIAVNLSARQFTQIHLKPRLLKILQSTGFNPKYLELEVTESVLVQHVSSTIQIMNDLKALGIQISVDDFGTGYSSLIYLKQFPFDTLKIDQRFVRNLTADSRDAAITLAIIQMAHSLNLKVIAEGVETDAELAVLRQNQCDAIQGYLFSRPIPACEFEVFLNTHRTLYSR from the coding sequence ATGGACAGGTGGGCGTGCAACTGGCAAAGCAGGAACTCCCCGATTTAATTCTGTGCGATGTGATGATGCCAGAGTTAGATGGGTATAGCGTTTTGAGTGCGTTGCGAGAGTTACCAGAAACCGCTTCTATCCCGTTTATCTTTTTAACAGCCAAAGCCAGCAAATCGGATTTACGGGCGGGTATGGAACTGGGGGCGGATGATTATCTAACCAAGCCTTTTAGCCGGAATGAATTGCTCGGAGCGATCGCCACGCGCCTCGAAAAACAATCGCGATTGCGATCGCATTATACCCGCGCCCTACGCCAAGTTGCCGAACGCCTCAACCATATCGTTCACTACGATAGTTTAACCAACCTTCCGAACCGCCTGCTTCTGCAAGAACGGTTTAATAGTATTTGTCAGTTGCTCGCAAATCCAGAGATGCAAAATGCTCCCATTCCCATCTTTTTAGTGAGCCTCGATCGCTTTCATCGCATCCATGAAGCTTTAGAGCGACAAGTGGGAGAACTGTTGCTCAAAAATGTTGCCCAACGCCTTGCGGCTAGTCTAGACCCGCAGGATACAATCGCTCATATTAGTATCGATCAGTTTGCTTTAATTCTATCGCCTCGTTCTCAACATCGCCAGGATTTTCTAAAAAGTGTCGATCGCGTTGAAACCAACTCGCAATCTCCTAAATTAAAAGCCTTTTTTAAGGTTTTTGCCCAAGCCATCCTCGATCTATTCAAGCAACCTTTCTTGCTGGGGGCGCATGAAATTTTTATGACTGCCAGCATTGGCATTTCTATCTATGCCGAGGATGGCAAAGACCTAGATACCTTAATTAAAAGAGCCGACTTAGCCCGCAAACAAGCTCAATCACATGGGGGCAATCAATATCAATTCTATCAAGCCGAAATGAAACCCATTAGCGTTGAAACGCTGGCGATAGAAACCGATTTAAGAAGAGCGATTGTTGCCGATCAATTTCAAGTTCTCTATCAACCGCAAATTGACCTCAAAACCGGAGAAATTATCGGTGCTGAAGCTTTAATTCGCTGGCATCATCCCGAACGGGGTTTAATGTCTCCAGCTCAATTTATCCCAATTGCAGAGGAATCAGATTTAATTATTGCTCTAGGAGAGTGGGTTTTACATACGGCTTGCTCCCAGGGGAAAAAATGGCATGAATTAGGGCTAGAACCGATTAAAATTGCCGTTAATCTTTCAGCCCGACAATTTACACAAATTCATCTCAAACCGCGTCTATTAAAAATATTACAATCTACTGGATTTAATCCCAAATACCTAGAATTAGAAGTCACTGAAAGCGTTCTGGTGCAACATGTTTCTAGCACCATTCAAATTATGAATGATTTGAAAGCTTTAGGCATTCAAATTTCTGTAGATGATTTTGGAACGGGGTATTCTTCGCTGATTTATCTGAAACAATTTCCCTTCGATACCTTAAAAATCGATCAACGCTTCGTCCGTAACTTAACCGCCGACTCGCGGGATGCAGCCATTACCTTAGCGATTATTCAAATGGCTCATAGCCTCAATCTGAAAGTCATCGCCGAAGGGGTAGAAACCGATGCAGAATTAGCGGTTTTGCGGCAAAATCAATGCGATGCCATTCAAGGCTACCTATTTAGTCGTCCCATTCCTGCCTGTGAGTTTGAAGTCTTTTTGAACACGCACAGAACGCTATACTCGCGTTAG